A window of Candidatus Coatesbacteria bacterium genomic DNA:
CGCCCAGCATGGCCCGCAGGAAGGTGGTTTGCGGGCGGGTCCGGTCGGGGTGGCGGCGGCCGAGGTAGGCGTAGCCGTAGGCGGCCAGCCGCAGAGGATCGAAGGCGTCCCGATCGTTGAGGCTGATCTCGACGCCGCGACAGGTCGCCGCGGTGTGCTTGCCGTCGCTGGGGGCCCGCGGGGTGAATGCGACGACGCGGTAGTCGGCGCCGGGGCAGTTCTCCGTCCAGACGTCGCGCAGGCCGACGGCGTCGAGCCAGGGGGCGCCGAGGACTTCGAAGGGCCGCTCCGTCCCCCGACCGACGCTGAGATTGGTCGGCTCGAACAGGCCCGTTCCCGGGTAGCAGACGACGCCCGCGAGGCGGGGCAGGTTGGGTGAGGTCGGGCGCCAGGGCGGGGCGGGGGTTTGTGCGTCGAGATAGGTCGCGGGATCGTAGCCGGTCAGGGGTGCGACTTCGACCTCGGCCCCGGGCAGCAGCTCGCCGGCGATCCAGCGCGCCGTCTCTCCGGGCGTCAGCCCGTAGCGCACCGGCAGCGGCAGCTTGCCGACGAAGCTGTCGGCGACGCCGGGGGGCAGGGGACCGCTGACGGTGTTGCCCAGGGGATTGGGTCGGTCGAGGACCACCAGGGGGATACCGGCCTCCCGGCAGGCCTCCAGGCAGAGGTAGAGCGTACTGGTGTAGGTGTAGAAGCGGACGCCGACGTCGGGCAGGTCGTAAACCAGGGCGTCGAGATCGGCCAGTCCGGCGGGGTCCGGTGCGCGGCGCTCGCCGTAGAGGCTGACGATCTCGAGGCCGGTGGCGGGCTCGACGGTGTCGCCGACAGCGCCGGAGCGGTCGGCGCCCAGGCCGTGTTCCGGTGAATACAGGCGCACCAGCTCGACGTTCTCCGCGGCGGCCAGCAACCCCCAGGCCGGTTCGCCGGCGGCGTTGCGGGCGGCGTTGTTGACGACCAGGCCGATCCGTCGACCGGCCAGCGTGGCGCAATCGGCGGCGAGGAGGGCGTCCAGCCCCGTGGTGAAGAGCGCGGCTTCGGTGTCCGGTTCCGGGACGACGGCCTCCTCGTCCGCCCCGCAGGAACCGGCGAGGAGGGCGCAGGTCAACGCCACGGCGGCCTGGCTGCATCGCTGCCTGATGGGTTGCTCCCGGTAAGGTCTCGACGCGCCGATTCTACGTCAACGGTCCGGGCTGCGCAAGCGGGCCGGGGTCGGGTCGGTAGGCGAACTCCGGGTAGGAGACGCGGTAGAGGTAGAGGCCGTGGGCCGGGGCGGCGGGGGCGCGGTCGGGGTCTTCTCCGGCCAGCAGGCGCGCCAGCAGCTCGCCGTCCCAGCGGCGCCGCCCGAGGCGCAGCAGGGTGCCGACGATCCGGCGGACCATGCGGTAGAGGAAGGCTTCGGCGCCGATGCGCAGCCAGTGCAGCGGCGGACGATGGACGAGGCCGCACTCGTCGACGGTGCGAACCGTGCCGCCGCGACCGCCGACGGGGCCGCCGAAGGAGCCGAAGTCCCGGGTGCCGACGAAGCGGGTGGCCGCCCGCTCCATCAACTCCCAGTCCGGGGTCTCGTCGAGGATCAGAGCCCGGTCGCGCCACAGCAGGGCGTCGCCCTCGCGCAGCAGGTAGCGGTACTCGCGCCGCAGGGCGTCGTAGCGGGGATGGAAGCCGGCGGGAACGACGCGGCAGCTCACCAGGCGCAGGTCGTCGGGCAGCAGGGTCGCCAAGGCGCGCTCCAGCACCTCGTCGGGGTACTCGCGCGGCGGATCCCAAGCCGCGACCTGACCCAGGGCGTGGACGCCGGCGTCGGTACGTCCGGCGGCGACGAGGTCGACCGGCTCGGCGTAGAAGCGTCCCAGGGCTTCCTCGAAGACTCCCTGTACCGTACGTCCGGCGGGTTGGCGCTGGAAACCGGCGAAGCCCGCGCCGTGGTAGGCCAGAACGGCGACGCGACGGCTCATCGCCCCGGCTCCCCGGCGGCGGCTCGCAGCTCGGCCCGGCGGCGGGCCGCTTCGTCACCGGCGGCCAGCAGGCGGCGGGCGAAGGCCGTCAGTCGACCCCGGCGG
This region includes:
- a CDS encoding DUF1343 domain-containing protein; protein product: MGASRPYREQPIRQRCSQAAVALTCALLAGSCGADEEAVVPEPDTEAALFTTGLDALLAADCATLAGRRIGLVVNNAARNAAGEPAWGLLAAAENVELVRLYSPEHGLGADRSGAVGDTVEPATGLEIVSLYGERRAPDPAGLADLDALVYDLPDVGVRFYTYTSTLYLCLEACREAGIPLVVLDRPNPLGNTVSGPLPPGVADSFVGKLPLPVRYGLTPGETARWIAGELLPGAEVEVAPLTGYDPATYLDAQTPAPPWRPTSPNLPRLAGVVCYPGTGLFEPTNLSVGRGTERPFEVLGAPWLDAVGLRDVWTENCPGADYRVVAFTPRAPSDGKHTAATCRGVEISLNDRDAFDPLRLAAYGYAYLGRRHPDRTRPQTTFLRAMLGDDALGRVFAGELEPAVLLDTWAADAAAFAEQRRPYLLYTETP
- the truA gene encoding tRNA pseudouridine(38-40) synthase TruA; amino-acid sequence: MSRRVAVLAYHGAGFAGFQRQPAGRTVQGVFEEALGRFYAEPVDLVAAGRTDAGVHALGQVAAWDPPREYPDEVLERALATLLPDDLRLVSCRVVPAGFHPRYDALRREYRYLLREGDALLWRDRALILDETPDWELMERAATRFVGTRDFGSFGGPVGGRGGTVRTVDECGLVHRPPLHWLRIGAEAFLYRMVRRIVGTLLRLGRRRWDGELLARLLAGEDPDRAPAAPAHGLYLYRVSYPEFAYRPDPGPLAQPGPLT